One Prunus dulcis chromosome 7, ALMONDv2, whole genome shotgun sequence DNA segment encodes these proteins:
- the LOC117635499 gene encoding F-box protein At5g49610-like, which yields MASPLPSLPSEIFFDHILTRTSLESLGRCRLVSKDWNHITYDSRFWKSFCKRSDSVSGFLIQSQSQIDGKHIQTFVSVDNKANKNLSHAILDFLPVPVKIEAVSQGLVFCVNQNVSVVRDYYVCKPTTLQWEKLPNPKTRFLTSMSAMAVLSSKPLRYKIIRFSSHKYPFSKFKSRQYYNMTCEVFDSNTWAWKRLKNVSLPYCVLLGIDQPYVTSCGAFYWLVRLARSNQVFAFYYEDDKESWEIFDLPTPMEESDRFDYKKLVEYQGRLALIICEGEVMDLWVMENHEKKLWRKRKTWTLSNKVFKQVEGYIPPLAALYNSDIALTKGRDEKLIFYNFEDSSANVVSLGNQPHQVSKLQSDSERVNLRGRWRWQDFSFILFLFAFGLFCSLSCYFLGF from the coding sequence ATGGCCTCACCACTACCATCTCTTCCTtcagaaatattttttgatcACATTCTAACACGAACATCACTCGAGAGCCTAGGCCGGTGCAGGCTGGTTTCAAAGGACTGGAACCACATCACATATGACTCAAGGTTCTGGAAATCTTTTTGCAAGAGAAGCGACTCCGTATCGGGGTTTTTAATTCAGAGCCAGAGCCAGATCGACGGGAAGCACATACAAACGTTTGTGTCTGTAGATAACAAGGCCAACAAGAATTTGTCACACGCAATTCTCGACTTCTTGCCTGTCCCTGTCAAAATTGAAGCCGTGAGTCAAGGCCTAGTGTTTTGTGTGAACCAAAATGTCAGCGTGGTTCGTGATTATTATGTGTGCAAACCTACCACTCTACAATGGGAAAAGTTACCAAATCCAAAGACTAGGTTCTTGACTTCAATGAGTGCCATGGCTGTGTTGAGTTCGAAGCCTTTAAGGTACAAGATTATTCGGTTCTCGAGCCACAAGTATCCTTTCTCGAAGTTCAAGTCAAGACAGTACTATAACATGACATGTGAGGTGTTTGATTCAAACACTTGGGCATGGAAGCGGTTGAAGAATGTTAGTTTACCCTATTGTGTTTTATTGGGCATCGACCAGCCTTATGTAACATCATGCGGCGCGTTCTACTGGCTTGTTCGACTTGCGAGGAGCAACCAAGTGTTTGCTTTTTATTACGAAGATGATAAAGAGAGTTGGGAGATTTTCGATTTACCAACTCCGATGGAGGAGAGTGACCGTTTTGATTACAAAAAACTCGTGGAGTACCAAGGTAGGCTTGCATTGATCATCTGTGAAGGGGAGGTCATGGACTTGTGGGTTATGGAAAATCATGAGAAAAAGTTatggaggaagaggaagacatGGACATTGAGCAATAAAGTGTTTAAACAAGTGGAGGGCTATATTCCTCCTCTTGCAGCACTTTACAACAGTGATATTGCACTTACAAAAGGGCGCGATGAAAAACtcatattttacaattttgaagATTCTAGTGCTAATGTGGTTAGTCTTGGGAATCAGCCCCATCAAGTTTCGAAGCTGCAATCGGATTCTGAGAGAGTCAATCTGAGGGGCCGATGGAGATGGCAAGATTTTAGTTTCAtcttgttcttgtttgcatttggtttgttttgttctttgtcTTGTTACTTCTTAGGTTTCTAA